In the Festucalex cinctus isolate MCC-2025b chromosome 10, RoL_Fcin_1.0, whole genome shotgun sequence genome, one interval contains:
- the lrrc39 gene encoding leucine-rich repeat-containing protein 39 gives MAAILASGSVSSMKTLWERKIQKIQDHRETQRRKVSSGGSRLGAAVVWEERHTLARLRDKLKTQDGRLLLCLEHEEWKALPGCLVQLSQVQEWHIHRTGLQQIPGFISRFRQLLVLDLSRNGLTEIPKEIGGLTRLRELLLSYNRVAVVPEELGDCESLERLELAVNRDLDRLPDKLSQLQRLDRLDLSMNAFEAVPPCVLRMPALEWLDMAGNRLRSLPEDIHRMANLRALWLQRNRLEKVPDNVGRMSRLDTLVLSGNRLSDIPPVLEDMDNLRFVNFRDNPLTLETAAMTDEDEDEDEREMFGREFMLTYIREARDKARHALNEHVLSSAA, from the exons atggcggccattttggcgaGCGGCTCGGTCAGCTCCATGAAAACTTTGTGGGAGCGCAAGATCCAGAAAATCCAGGACCACCGGGAGACGCAGAGAAGGAAAGtgagcagcggcggcagcag GTTGGGCGCGGCCGTCGTTTGGGAAGAGCGCCACACGCTGGCTCGCCTCCGGGACAAACTCAAGACGCAAGATGGCCGACTGCTTCTGTGCCTGGAGCACGAGGAGTGGAAG GCGCTGCCGGGCTGCCTGGTCCAGTTGAGTCAGGTCCAGGAGTGGCACATCCACCGGACGGGACTGCAGCAGATTCCCGGCTTCATCTCCCGCTTCCGCCAGCTGCTGGTCCTGGACTTGTCGCGGAACGGGCTGACGGAGATCCCCAAGGAGATCG GCGGCTTGACGCGACTGCGAGAACTTTTGCTGAGCTACAACCGAGTCGCCGTTGTCCCGGAGGAGCTGGGAGACTGCGAGAGTCTGGAACGTCTGGAACTGGCCGTCAACCGGGACCTGGACCGGCTTCCCGACAAG TTGAGCCAGCTGCAGCGTCTGGATCGTCTGGACTTGTCCATGAACGCCTTTGAGGCCGTGCCGCCTTGCGTGCTGCGCATGCCGGCGCTGGAGTGGCTGGACATGGCGGGCAACCGCCTGCGCTCGCTACCAGAAGACATCCACAG GATGGCGAATCTGCGCGCGCTGTGGCTGCAGAGGAACCGTCTGGAGAAGGTTCCGGACAACGTGGGTCGGATGTCCCGCCTGGACACGCTGGTCCTCAGCGGAAACCGGCTCAGCGACATCCCCCCCGTCTTGGAGGACATGGACAACCTCAG GTTTGTCAACTTCCGCGACAACCCGCTGACGCTGGAGACGGCAGCCATGacggacgaggacgaggacgaggacgagcgCGAGATGTTCGGACGAGAGTTCATGCTGACGTACATCCGGGAGGCTCGCGACAAAGCGCGCCATGCGCTCAACGAACACGTGCTGTCGTCCGCCGCGTAG
- the dbt gene encoding lipoamide acyltransferase component of branched-chain alpha-keto acid dehydrogenase complex, mitochondrial, which produces MAAMARGSSAVFRRLLMQQYRRRCLRIQEARGSGGGHALLCWRPTLDLGELQTCSGSFQMLGRRALHTSAARGGAVVQFKLSDIGEGITEVTVKEWYVKEGDKVSQFDSICEVQSDKASVTITSRYDGVITKLYYHADQVALVGKPLVDIRTESTSDVIQEEDVVETPAMAREEHTHQEIKGLKTQATPAVRRLAMENNIKLSEVVGSGKDGRILKEDILNFLAKQTGAILPPSPFQEIQTPPPAPPLTAPSPPALAPPPAAPRRAFAGRDVTEPLKGFQKAMAKSMTAALGIPHLGLCEQVDLSHLVALRDQLKADAQGHGVKLSYMPFFIKAASLCLAHFPILNASLDESCQNITYKASHNIGVAMDTGMGLLVPTVKNVQLLSVLEVAQELNRLQELGAAGQLGTADLSGGTFSLSNIGSIGGTYAKPVILPPEVAIGALGKIQVLPRFDASGHVTRAHIMNVSWSADHRVIDGATMCRFSNMWRDFLQNPASMLLHLK; this is translated from the exons ATGGCGGCGATGGCAAGAGGCTCTTCCGCGGTGTTTCGAAGATTG CTGATGCAACAGTACCGCCGGCGATGTTTGCGCATCCAGGAAGCgcgcggcagcggcggcggccacGCCCTCCTTTGCTGGCGCCCCACCTTGGACCTTGGCGAGTTGCAGACGTGCAGCGGAAGCTTCCAGATGTTGGGCCGCCGCGCGCTGCACACGTCTGCAG CGCGGGGCGGAGCCGTGGTGCAGTTCAAACTGTCGGACATCGGCGAGGGAATCACGGAGGTGACGGTGAAGGAGTG GTACGTGAAGGAGGGCGACAAAGTGTCGCAGTTCGACAGCATCTGCGAGGTGCAAAGCGACAAGGCGTCCGTCACCATCACCAGCCGATACGACGGCGTCATCACCAAACTTTACTACCACGCCGACCAGGTGGCCCTGGTGGGAAAACCTTTGGTGGACATCCGCACCGAGTCCACTTcag ACGTGATCCAGGAAGAAGACGTGGTGGAGACGCCGGCCATGGCTCGAGAGGAACACACCCACCAGGAAATCAAAGGACTCAAGACGCAGGCCACGCCCGCCGTCCGACGACTCGCCATGGAGAACAAC ATCAAGCTGAGCGAGGTGGTGGGCTCGGGAAAAGACGGCCGCATCTTGAAGGAAGACATCCTCAACTTCCTGGCCAAGCAGACGGGAGCCATCTTGCCTCCGAGCCCCTTCCAGGAGATACAAACTCCGCCCCCGGCACCTCCGCTCACCGCGCCctcgccgccggccctcgcgccgccgcccgccgcgcCCCGCCGCGCCTTTGCCGGCAGAGACGTGACCGAGCCGCTCAAAG GCTTCCAGAAGGCCATGGCCAAGAGCATGACGGCGGCGCTCGGCATTCCTCACTTGGGCTTGTGCGAGCAAGTGGACCTCAGCCACCTGGTGGCGCTCCGGGACCAGCTGAAGGCCGACGCCCAAGGTCACGGGGTCAAACTCAGCTACATGCCCTTCTTCATTAAG GCCGCCTCCCTCTGCCTCGCCCACTTCCCCATCCTCAACGCCTCATTGGACGAGTCCTGTCAGAACATCACGTACAAG GCATCCCATAACATCGGCGTCGCCATGGATACGGGCATGGGTCTGCTGGTGCCCACCGTCAAGAACGTGCAGCTGCTCAGCGTGTTGGAAGTGGCGCAGGAACTCAACCGGCTGCAGGAGCTCGGCGCCGCCGGCCAGCTGGGAACGGCCGACCTGAGCGGCGGAACCTTCAGCTTGTCCAACATCGGATCG ATCGGCGGGACGTACGCCAAGCCGGTCATCCTCCCGCCAGAGGTCGCCATCGGAGCGCTGGGGAAAATCCAG GTCCTGCCGCGTTTCGACGCGTCGGGTCACGTGACCCGCGCTCACATCATGAACGTCAGCTGGTCGGCCGACCACCGCGTCATCGACGGCGCCACCATGTGCCGCTTCTCCAACATGTGGCGGGACTTCCTGCAGAATCCCGCCAGCATGCTGCTGCACCTCAAGTGA